Below is a window of Candidatus Paceibacterota bacterium DNA.
AAACGACTCAGGAAGCGTCGAGTGGGGTGACGCATCTCAGTATTATCAAGAATCCGATGCTCCTTCCCAATGGATCTGAGGCTTTTGATAAGAAAATTCGCGACGCCTTCGGTGCGATTTGTCGGATCGTTGGTCATCCTGTCCCACTGGAAATCGAAAGAAAGTATCTCGTGACAGCGGCTGTCAATGTCAAGGATTTTGTCCCGACAGCTGAGATGGTCGTAATCACTCAATTCTATTTGCCGCATGATGGGTCGGAACATCTCCAGCGGATACGAAAAAGAGTTCATCGCGACCACACTGCGTATTTCCTGACGGAAAAAATCCCAGTCAAGCATGGGGTGGTAATTGAAAAGGAAAAATTGATCACCGAGGATGAATACGAGCAGTTTTTCAAAAAACGAGATCAAAAATTGTTCGTTATTGAAAAAAATCGCTGGTGTTTCATCTGGCAAAATCAATACTTCGAGTACGACGAGTTCTTGGGCGATTGCTCGGGACTTTACGAACTGGAGATTGAGCTGACAGAGGAGCAGCAGGAGGTTGCCCTCCCCGATTTCTTTACCACTGCAGGCATCCAGGAAGTAACCGGGAATGAACGGTATTCAAACTACTTCCTAGCCCGCATCCCCTACCGAGGCCCTGGAGCGACCTAATGTACGCTCTAGTACGACAAAAATCTACAAAACAAAAAGCCTGCTCGGAAAGTGACGAGCAGGCTTTTCCTTAATTCAATTTTCTCTAATCTAAATTTATTTAACCTCGGGTTTTTTTATTGTAATCCCCAACTCCAATAGCTGTTCTGAGGAAATTTCTGCAGGGCTATTCATCATGAGATCTCGACCCTCACCAGTCTTTGGAAAGGCAATAACCTCCCGAATGTTCGGCTCATTTTGCAGCAGCATCATTAAGCGGTCAAATCCCCAAGCGATTCCGCCGTGCGGAGGCGTGCCAAGGCGGAAAGCTTTTAACATGTGGCCAAAGTTTTCTTCTACACTTTCTTTGCTGTACCCCATGATATCAAAAACCTTGAGGAGCTTCTCTGGGTCATGATTCCGAATACTTCCTCCGCCTATTTCAAAACCATTGAGGACAATATCATACTGGCTTGTTAAAATTTCACCGATCTTTTCATTTTTCATCAGCCAATTCTCATGTTCAGGTTTTGCTCTAGAAAATGGATTGTGGGTGAATGTCCAGGGACTCCCATTTTGGCCCTTGTCCGTTTTTTCAAAAAATGGAAAGTCCACCACCCAGCAGAACGCAAGCAGACCCGGATCATTTTTGTCGTCCCTCATGTCTGGTCTATCACTATTGTATTTAGCTAAGGCCTCCTTGTATGAAATACGGGGAAAAGGGACCTGCTGGATACGTTTTTCGGGATAAAGTTTTGTAACAATTTCAACCAGCAGTCTTTCATTTAAGTCCATAACATCCCCCTGAATTGCAAAACTCATTTCCAGGTCAAGCTGGGTAAACTCCGGTTGACGATCGCCACGAGTATCTTCATCACGCATACACCGGGCTATCTGAAAATATTTTTCAATGCCCCCAGTCATAAGGAGTTGTTTGTATTGCTGAGGAGATTGAGGAAGAGCATAAAAGTGACCTCGCTCTAATCTGGAAGGCACAACATAATCCCGCGCACCTTCGGGGGTGGACTTTGTGAGCATAGGGGTTTCTACTTCGATAAACCCTTCAGAGTCTAGAAAATCTCTCACGAATTTAACGACTTTGTGACGAGCCCGGATATTTTTTTGAAGACGGTCACTGCGGAGATCAAGATAGCGATAAGCAAGGCGGACATCCTCACCTACTTCGCGTGTATCTGTTCCCTGACTAATATCAAAGATTGGAGTCTCGGATTCGTTTAACACTGTTATGGACAAAATTTCAAGCTCCAGTTCACCGTTTTGCTTTTCCTTCTGTATGTTGCGTTCTGGTCGAGCATTGACTTTACCCTGAACTTCTACTACCCAC
It encodes the following:
- a CDS encoding CYTH domain-containing protein — protein: TTQEASSGVTHLSIIKNPMLLPNGSEAFDKKIRDAFGAICRIVGHPVPLEIERKYLVTAAVNVKDFVPTAEMVVITQFYLPHDGSEHLQRIRKRVHRDHTAYFLTEKIPVKHGVVIEKEKLITEDEYEQFFKKRDQKLFVIEKNRWCFIWQNQYFEYDEFLGDCSGLYELEIELTEEQQEVALPDFFTTAGIQEVTGNERYSNYFLARIPYRGPGAT
- the aspS gene encoding aspartate--tRNA ligase; its protein translation is MQSDTKTKRTYIKDLKDCLGTEVTIAGWVSTRRDQGKLIFLDFRDKTGYVQGVILPNAVGAHSVGTQLRSEWVVEVQGKVNARPERNIQKEKQNGELELEILSITVLNESETPIFDISQGTDTREVGEDVRLAYRYLDLRSDRLQKNIRARHKVVKFVRDFLDSEGFIEVETPMLTKSTPEGARDYVVPSRLERGHFYALPQSPQQYKQLLMTGGIEKYFQIARCMRDEDTRGDRQPEFTQLDLEMSFAIQGDVMDLNERLLVEIVTKLYPEKRIQQVPFPRISYKEALAKYNSDRPDMRDDKNDPGLLAFCWVVDFPFFEKTDKGQNGSPWTFTHNPFSRAKPEHENWLMKNEKIGEILTSQYDIVLNGFEIGGGSIRNHDPEKLLKVFDIMGYSKESVEENFGHMLKAFRLGTPPHGGIAWGFDRLMMLLQNEPNIREVIAFPKTGEGRDLMMNSPAEISSEQLLELGITIKKPEVK